One window of the Bombyx mori chromosome 20, ASM3026992v2 genome contains the following:
- the LOC119630049 gene encoding uncharacterized protein LOC119630049: MPITRSTGRGRIETKQSPPSETTATIQSVWTETTANTVMSLVAPTAESSCATANMEATMKVAEKPGNSKTEAVKQYIVKQNDVPTKQRAGTVKTDRSRNRKEQKIAKAREELARLQVELAAARLATLEAGSDDENSESEYSKSELDERVGTWLETQPTKTENDDQHNEKPAGTCDKQDFSDLTAAITLAVKAAREPRYTELPFFNGNHQDWLSFRAAYHETMNSFTKTENINRLRRNLKGRVSVDGLLITNADPSDVIRSLEARFGRPETIAITELDTLRALPRLTETPRDICIFSSKVTNAVATLLALNCTHYLYNPETTKTMLEKLTPTLRYRYYDFTAIQPKEDPDLIKFEKFMKREAELCSPYAQPEQAGHYSQPAQHNRRTQNVHIVSEKPSRAKCPLCSNTEHTTTDCYIFKKADSNTRWDIAKNKHLCFRCLQYKNKTHNCKPKTCGINNCKYTHNKMLHFDRKIEKTDKSNKETTENINSAWTGKQKQSYLKIIPVQVQGPIGTVDTYALLDDGSTVTLIDEIICKKTGITGSIDPLHIQAINNIKSTETRSRRVNLTLRGLNSRKEIIQARTVNDLQVTAQKIPKEQIDEYSHLRDISDIITYENAKPGILIGQDNWHMLLASKVRRGNRNQPIASLTPLGWVLHGGRTRTLGHHINYINHASETQEDDKIENLVKQYFAMDALCITPRRPKTDPEEQALRILNSNTVHTTDGRYETALLWKTDNVSLPDNYNNSLKRLINIENKLDRNPELKQKYTEQMEALVAKGYAEPAPKTKTENRTWYLPHFAVVNPLKPEKLRVVHDAAARTRGVALNDMLLKGPDLLQSLPGVIMRFRQHNIAVTADIKEMFMQVKLRHEDRDALRYLWRKDRRDDKPPEEYRMTSLIFGASSSPSTAIYVKNLNAQKHEATHPEAAAAIQNKYYVDDYLNSFKSLKVHTTTDFRRKHERKPTSKTFWTDSKIVLRWTRTGSRSYKPYVTQRLTAIEDSATVNGRRWLPTKHNSADDVTRDVPMPYQNEHRWFRGPDFLRQREDSWPTESASETTEPMGEVNIAASAPTGASWLKRRREKWKCLPRNTRMRGRNDSDISRSRQRGAYRRHQNQVLRRPVRKLLILPIEEDHPAPRIMRRTRTAGVMCRTK; encoded by the coding sequence ATGCCGATAACGCGGTCAACAGGAAGAGGTCGGATCGAAACTAAACAATCGCCGCCCTCAGAAACCACAGCTACAATACAGAGCGTGTGGACAGAAACAACCGCGAATACAGTCATGAGTCTGGTAGCCCCCACAGCAGAATCATCGTGCGCAACAGCCAACATGGAAGCCACGATGAAAGTCGCAGAGAAACCTGGGAACTCAAAAACAGAGGCCGTCAAACAGTATATAGTCAAACAGAATGACGTACCAACAAAACAGCGCGCCGGTACAGTCAAAACTGACCGGTCGCGaaacagaaaagaacagaagatAGCCAAAGCTAGAGAAGAGCTCGCCCGACTACAAGTGGAATTGGCAGCCGCCCGACTGGCCACGCTCGAAGCTGGATCTGATGACGAAAACAGCGAATCAGAATACAGTAAGTCAGAACTCGATGAAAGAGTGGGCACGTGGCTGGAAACCCAACCCACAAAAACAGAAAATGACGACCAGCATAATGAAAAACCGGCGGGAACCTGCGACAAACAAGACTTCTCAGATCTAACCGCAGCAATAACACTCGCCGTCAAAGCCGCCCGCGAACCAAGATACACAGAGTTGCCATTCTTCAACGGCAATCACCAAGACTGGCTATCCTTTCGCGCAGCCTATCACGAAACAATGAACTCCTtcacaaaaacagaaaatataaacaGACTCAGAAGGAACCTGAAAGGAAGGGTTTCCGTTGACGGATTACTTATAACAAACGCTGATCCGTCCGACGTCATAAGAAGTCTAGAAGCGCGATTCGGAAGACCGGAAACGATAGCCATAACGGAGTTAGACACGCTACGAGCTCTGCCAAGACTAACAGAAACACCAAGAGACATTTGTATATTCTCCAGTAAGGTGACCAACGCCGTAGCTACGCTTCTTGCATTAAATTGCACACATTACTTATATAATCCGGAAACTACCAAAACAATGTTAGAAAAACTCACACCAACACTACGTTACCGATACTACGACTTCACCGCGATACAACCGAAGGAGGATCCGGAtctgattaaatttgaaaaattcatgaaaAGAGAAGCCGAACTGTGCAGCCCTTATGCACAGCCTGAACAGGCGGGGCACTACTCGCAGCCCGCACAACATAACAGACGCACACAAAACGTGCACATAGTCAGTGAGAAGCCATCACGAGCTAAATGTCCGTTATGTAGCAACACCGAACACACCACAACAGACTGCTACATATTCAAGAAGGCAGACTCAAACACAAGATGGGACATCGCTAAGAATAAACACCTGTGTTTCCGATGTCTACAGTATAAGAATAAAACCCACAACTGTAAACCGAAGACGTGTGGCATCAATAATTGCAAATACACTCACAACAAGATGCTGCACTTCgacagaaaaattgaaaaaacagaCAAGAGTAACAAGGAAACAACAGAGAACATTAATTCCGCTTGGACCGGAAAACAGAAACAGtcctatttgaaaataatcccaGTCCAAGTACAAGGACCGATAGGCACGGTTGATACATACGCGCTGCTTGACGATGGATCGACGGTGACACTCATAGACGAAATCATTTGCAAGAAGACTGGAATAACAGGATCAATCGATCCGTTACACATACAGGCGattaacaacataaaatcaACGGAAACAAGGTCAAGAAGAGTCAACCTCACGCTCAGAGGCCTCAACAGTCGAAAAGAAATAATACAAGCGAGAACAGTTAACGACCTACAAGTAACAGCACAAAAAATACCAAAGGAACAGATAGATGAGTATTCGCACCTACGAGACATCAGTGACATCATCACGTACGAGAACGCGAAACCTGGAATACTGAttggccaagacaactggcacatGTTACTAGCTTCGAAAGTTAGACGAGGCAACAGGAATCAGCCAATAGCGTCACTGACACCTCTAGGCTGGGTATTGCATGGAGGTCGCACTCGTACCCTAGGCCACCATATAAACTACATAAATCATGCTAGCGAAACCCAGGAAgatgataaaatagaaaatctggtAAAACAGTATTTCGCTATGGATGCGCTATGCATCACACCAAGAAGACCAAAAACAGACCCAGAGGAACAGGCGCTTCGCATCCTCAACAGCAATACAGTCCACACAACAGATGGAAGATACGAAACTGCTCTGCTCTGGAAAACAGATAATGTCAGTCTACCAGACAACTACAATAACTCGTTAAAGCGACtgataaatatagaaaacaaactCGATCGTAATCCGGAACTGAAACAAAAATACACAGAACAGATGGAAGCACTCGTCGCGAAAGGCTACGCAGAGCCCgctccaaaaacaaaaacagagaaCAGAACGTGGTATCTACCTCACTTCGCCGTCGTGAACCCCCTGAAGCCGGAAAAACTCCGAGTCGTCCACGACGCCGCCGCCAGAACAAGAGGGGTAGCTTTAAATGATATGCTGCTTAAGGGACCGGACCTACTCCAATCACTACCAGGAGTGATAATGCGATTTAGACAGCATAATATAGCAGTAACAGCAGACATAAAGGAGATGTTCATGCAAGTGAAATTGAGACATGAAGACAGAGACGCGCTCCGCTATCTCTGGCGCAAAGATCGCCGAGATGACAAGCCCCCAGAAGAATACAGAATGACCTCGTTGATCTTTGGTGCGTCAAGTTCTCCTTCCACAGCAATATATGTAAAGAACTTGAACGCCCAGAAACATGAAGCCACGCACCCGGAGGCGGCAGCCGCAATACAGAATAAATACTACGTCGACGACTACTTGAACAGCTTCAAAAGTTTAAAAGTACACACAACTACAGACTTTCGTCGAAAACACGAAAGAAAGCCGACCTCGAAGACCTTCTGGACCGACAGTAAGATAGTGTTGAGATGGACAAGGACGGGATCACGCTCGTACAAACCTTACGTCACCCAACGCCTGACAGCTATAGAAGACAGTGCAACAGTAAACGGGAGGCGATGGTTACCCACGAAGCATAACTCAGCCGACGACGTGACCCGAGACGTCCCAATGCCGTATCAGAATGAACATAGATGGTTCAGAGGGCCAGATTTCTTACGCCAACGAGAGGACTCCTGGCCGACGGAATCGGCGTCAGAAACTACAGAACCGATGGGTGAAGTAAATATAGCAGCTTCAGCACCGACGGGAGCTTCATGGCTGAAGCGTCGCCGTGAAAAGTGGAAATGCCTGCCACGAAACACGCGCATGCGAGGGAGAAATGATAGCGATATATCCAGGTCCCGACAACGTGGGGCGTACCGTAGACATCAAAACCAAGTTCTACGGAGACCAGTAAGAAAACTTCTGATCCTGCCCATCGAAGAAGACCATCCTGCACCGAGAATAATGCGACGGACTCGCACGGCGGGAGTAATGTGCAGGACGAAATag